Proteins encoded within one genomic window of Lysinibacillus louembei:
- a CDS encoding carboxypeptidase M32: MTVEQQFVDYVKKMQNYHEAISVIYWDMRTGAPKKGLEQRAEVIGTLSSEVFALQTSNELGEMLAALEAKQGELDFVTKRLFEEVKKSYDESKKIPADEYKAYVILQAKTENAWEEAKEKSDFALFLPYLKEVVAYQKKFINYWGIKNGSPYNTLLDKYEPDMTTDILDKVFGQLRETIVPLVKAIQASPNKPDTSMLFKHFPKEGQHAASLELLEKLGYDFDAGRLDETVHPFMIGLNSGDIRVTTKYDENDFRSAVFGTIHECGHALYEQNIDPKLMGLPLATGTSMGIHESQSLFYENFVGRNPAFWQNNFEVLQKNSPAQFGDVTVEEFLAAINFVEPSLIRIEADELTYPLHIMIRYEIERELFNGDLQVEDLPQVWNDKYEEYLGVRPANDAEGVLQDTHWSGGSFGYFPSYALGYMYAAQWKHAMDKDIANFDELCGKGELLPIREWLTDKVHQYGALKKPFELLNEATGEGLNAQYLADYLKEKYTKLYQLK, encoded by the coding sequence ATGACAGTCGAACAACAATTTGTAGATTATGTGAAGAAAATGCAAAATTATCACGAGGCGATTTCCGTTATTTATTGGGATATGCGTACAGGAGCGCCGAAAAAGGGGTTAGAGCAACGTGCTGAGGTGATCGGTACACTATCATCAGAAGTATTTGCACTACAAACATCAAATGAGTTAGGTGAAATGCTAGCAGCACTTGAAGCAAAGCAAGGTGAGCTGGATTTTGTAACAAAGCGCTTATTTGAAGAAGTGAAAAAAAGCTATGATGAGTCGAAAAAAATTCCTGCTGATGAGTATAAAGCGTATGTAATTTTACAGGCAAAGACAGAAAATGCCTGGGAAGAGGCGAAGGAAAAATCAGATTTCGCACTATTCCTACCATATTTAAAAGAAGTCGTTGCATATCAAAAGAAATTCATTAACTATTGGGGCATTAAAAACGGCTCGCCATACAACACATTGCTTGATAAATACGAGCCAGATATGACAACAGATATTTTAGATAAAGTGTTTGGTCAATTACGTGAAACCATTGTGCCATTAGTAAAAGCGATTCAAGCATCACCAAACAAACCAGACACATCTATGCTATTTAAGCATTTCCCGAAAGAGGGACAGCATGCGGCTTCGCTAGAGCTTTTAGAGAAGCTTGGCTATGATTTTGACGCAGGTCGCTTAGATGAGACGGTACACCCGTTTATGATTGGCTTAAATAGTGGCGATATTCGTGTAACAACGAAATATGATGAAAATGATTTCCGCTCGGCTGTATTTGGTACAATTCATGAGTGCGGTCATGCGCTATACGAGCAAAATATTGATCCGAAATTAATGGGCTTACCACTTGCAACAGGTACCTCAATGGGTATCCATGAATCGCAATCGCTATTTTATGAAAATTTCGTAGGACGTAATCCTGCTTTTTGGCAAAATAATTTTGAAGTGCTACAAAAAAATTCACCAGCGCAATTTGGTGATGTCACAGTAGAGGAGTTCCTAGCTGCTATCAATTTTGTAGAGCCTTCATTAATTCGTATTGAAGCAGATGAATTAACATACCCACTCCATATTATGATTCGCTATGAAATCGAGCGTGAGCTGTTCAACGGCGATTTACAAGTAGAGGATTTACCACAAGTATGGAACGATAAGTACGAAGAGTATTTAGGTGTTCGCCCAGCAAATGATGCTGAAGGTGTACTACAGGACACACATTGGAGCGGTGGTAGCTTCGGTTACTTCCCATCATATGCTTTAGGCTATATGTACGCAGCGCAATGGAAGCATGCAATGGATAAAGACATTGCAAACTTTGACGAGCTATGCGGCAAAGGCGAGCTACTTCCAATCCGTGAATGGCTAACAGACAAAGTGCATCAATACGGCGCACTGAAAAAGCCATTTGAGCTGTTAAATGAAGCGACGGGCGAAGGCTTAAATGCGCAATATTTAGCGGATTATTTAAAAGAGAAATATACGAAGCTATACCAATTAAAATAG
- a CDS encoding chemotaxis protein CheX: MSTSKHVQTILNGTIHSLKTILPMTIDVETPSLTKEPYIQQEMGVLIGLVGDLKGRIIIDSKPETFGAIGASMFGMPLEGAMLESFTGELGNMIAGNLCTHAGTENLELDITPPTVMVGHTKLYGFQHAFRLPAAIEGVGNITILLTIDDEE; encoded by the coding sequence ATGAGCACTTCGAAGCATGTACAAACGATTTTAAACGGAACAATCCACTCATTAAAAACTATTTTACCAATGACTATAGATGTTGAAACCCCCTCTCTTACAAAAGAACCATACATACAACAGGAAATGGGCGTACTTATTGGCTTAGTTGGCGATTTAAAGGGACGTATCATTATTGACAGTAAGCCAGAAACATTTGGTGCAATTGGTGCTTCTATGTTTGGCATGCCACTAGAAGGTGCAATGCTAGAGTCATTTACAGGTGAGCTCGGCAATATGATTGCTGGGAATCTTTGTACACATGCTGGCACTGAAAATTTAGAGCTTGATATTACACCACCTACCGTGATGGTTGGTCATACAAAGCTGTATGGCTTCCAACATGCTTTCCGCCTCCCTGCCGCAATTGAGGGCGTTGGCAACATTACGATTTTATTAACGATTGATGATGAAGAATAA
- a CDS encoding DUF4652 domain-containing protein: MKKTLFMVLITLILSGCFGMENRETKESIDEGTITVGTTKSELILNEEIPLFEYAHQLPTIATKPNEIATIHIENEPKISVYLWDEHVPLKLNSFSIPYEMGRYVYNIEAEWPTKKANFIAVIEVQHEFKRVQREKEPDVSNAWIPSPNGEKQVMIEGLGEFEAHGTIVLKELNSNTMENIDFNHGLQWTAKKIAWYDNDSILTTIGLVHGTVTRGGNLYHLNLTTLELTPILELPVKEEVTDFSIEGNLLTYEVHVYEDDEMSKGYMETRTLELSAIEQQLND; encoded by the coding sequence ATGAAAAAAACGCTGTTTATGGTACTTATTACGCTTATACTTTCAGGCTGTTTTGGAATGGAAAATAGAGAAACAAAGGAATCAATTGATGAAGGGACTATCACAGTTGGCACAACTAAAAGTGAACTGATATTGAATGAAGAAATTCCTCTGTTTGAATATGCTCATCAACTACCTACTATTGCAACAAAACCAAACGAAATAGCTACTATTCATATTGAGAATGAACCAAAAATTTCGGTTTATCTCTGGGATGAGCATGTACCACTAAAATTAAATAGTTTCTCAATCCCTTATGAAATGGGGCGTTATGTTTACAATATCGAAGCCGAATGGCCAACTAAAAAAGCAAATTTTATTGCTGTAATTGAAGTTCAGCATGAATTTAAGCGAGTGCAACGTGAAAAGGAGCCTGATGTTTCAAATGCATGGATTCCATCGCCTAATGGTGAAAAACAAGTCATGATTGAAGGGCTTGGAGAATTCGAAGCACATGGAACAATTGTATTGAAGGAGCTAAATAGTAATACGATGGAGAATATTGATTTTAATCATGGTCTTCAATGGACAGCAAAGAAAATTGCATGGTATGACAATGACTCAATCTTAACGACGATTGGGCTCGTTCATGGCACGGTAACTCGTGGAGGTAATCTCTATCACCTAAATTTAACAACACTTGAGCTCACACCGATTCTGGAGCTCCCTGTTAAGGAGGAAGTAACTGATTTTTCAATAGAAGGTAATTTACTAACATATGAAGTACACGTTTATGAAGATGACGAAATGAGCAAAGGATATATGGAAACCCGAACTTTAGAACTATCAGCTATAGAACAACAATTAAACGATTAA
- a CDS encoding SDR family oxidoreductase — MKLQGKVAIVTGAASGMGLAIAESYAQEGAKVVVSDLNLAGAEEVVAKIKAAGGDAFAISTDVTSEADLQHLFDKTLETYRQLDILVNNAGIMDGMEPVGEVTNDRWDKVFAVNTTAVMQSMRLATDIFLKQGHGVIVNNISAGGLYGARAGAAYTASKHAVVGLTKNTAFMYADKNIRCNGIAPGGVATNIASSMSSISQTGIARQQLGMAINPRIGQPSEIAALAVFLGSDDASFINGQVIAADGGWTAY, encoded by the coding sequence ATGAAATTACAAGGTAAAGTAGCAATCGTAACGGGTGCCGCATCAGGCATGGGCTTGGCTATCGCAGAAAGCTATGCACAGGAAGGCGCAAAAGTAGTTGTTTCAGACTTAAATTTAGCAGGTGCAGAGGAAGTAGTAGCGAAAATTAAAGCGGCTGGTGGCGACGCCTTTGCGATTAGCACAGATGTCACATCAGAAGCGGATTTACAGCATTTATTTGATAAAACGTTAGAAACATACAGACAGCTTGATATTTTAGTGAACAATGCAGGGATTATGGATGGAATGGAGCCTGTCGGTGAAGTAACAAATGACCGCTGGGACAAAGTATTTGCAGTGAATACAACGGCTGTTATGCAATCGATGCGTCTTGCAACAGATATTTTCTTAAAACAAGGCCATGGGGTGATTGTCAACAATATTTCAGCAGGTGGCTTGTATGGTGCACGTGCTGGTGCAGCTTACACAGCATCTAAGCATGCGGTTGTTGGTTTAACAAAAAATACAGCCTTTATGTATGCAGATAAAAATATTCGCTGTAACGGCATCGCACCAGGTGGTGTTGCAACAAATATCGCCTCATCCATGTCGAGCATTAGCCAAACAGGTATTGCACGTCAGCAGCTCGGCATGGCGATTAATCCGCGCATTGGACAGCCCTCAGAAATCGCAGCACTTGCTGTCTTTTTAGGCTCGGATGATGCAAG
- a CDS encoding TetR/AcrR family transcriptional regulator: MSVDLRVIKTKERLHETLIALLKEMPLEKIKISVLCQRAQINRGTFYLHYESVDALFADFFEQIIADLREAYLEPLRTKTPLKIKELDPKTVRIFHHIKKYENFYRIVFSKNAPLAYYYMLLEQITVNLRENAHVHNDYFIAYQSNAIIGVALQWAQHDFQETPEELSEVLVQILRQKGE; encoded by the coding sequence ATGTCAGTGGATTTACGTGTTATCAAGACAAAGGAGCGATTGCATGAAACACTTATCGCATTATTAAAGGAGATGCCACTAGAGAAAATTAAAATATCGGTGCTATGTCAAAGAGCCCAAATCAATCGAGGGACATTTTATTTGCATTATGAAAGTGTCGATGCATTATTCGCGGATTTTTTTGAGCAAATTATTGCTGATTTACGAGAAGCTTATTTAGAGCCGTTGCGGACAAAAACACCATTAAAAATTAAGGAGCTCGATCCGAAAACGGTGCGTATTTTCCATCATATAAAAAAATATGAAAACTTTTATCGCATCGTTTTTTCGAAAAATGCACCTTTAGCCTATTACTATATGCTGCTTGAGCAGATTACGGTGAATTTACGGGAAAATGCACATGTTCACAATGATTATTTCATTGCCTATCAGAGCAACGCGATTATTGGCGTAGCATTGCAATGGGCACAGCACGATTTTCAGGAAACACCTGAAGAGCTCAGTGAGGTGCTTGTACAAATTTTGCGCCAAAAAGGTGAGTAA
- a CDS encoding b(o/a)3-type cytochrome-c oxidase subunit 1 — protein sequence MQQTIANKVMKVDARDAKLAMANMYVAFIALLVGGLAGLLQVLVRSGQFKLPWGIGYYQVLTVHGILLGLILTTYFIMGFQIAAVSRTVGPLTNTQRKIGWIGFWLMTIGTVAAATMVLLNEATVLYTFYAPLKAHWIFYLGLTLVVVGSWLLCVPQFMRYAQWRKENKGQTSPLLAFMAIVNSLLWFVATLGVAVEVLFMLLPWSLGLIERVDVLLTRTLFWYFGHALVYFWLLPAYMAWYAIVPKIIGAKIFSDALARLAFMLFLIFSVPVGIHHQLTEPGIDGLWKFIQVVLTFFVIVPSLLTAFSMFATFELRGRELGRKGLLGWFKALPWKDSRFLLPFMGMVAFIPGGAGGIVNASHQMNQLVHNTIWITGHFHLTVATTVVLTFFGVAFWLIPHLTGRVLTKKLNFLGVIVGILWATGMFIMSSAMHIVGLLSGAPRRSEFSEYGGASQATEWIAYQIAQAVGGTILFIAIILITYLVIQLAFFAPKGEQDFPVAEVAPDAEKTPAILENFKVWGVILVALIIFAYTVPIFDIISNAPPGSKGFNNLW from the coding sequence ATGCAACAAACGATAGCGAATAAAGTAATGAAGGTTGATGCGCGTGATGCAAAGCTAGCAATGGCTAATATGTATGTTGCATTTATCGCATTGCTTGTCGGTGGTTTAGCTGGCTTATTGCAAGTATTAGTTCGTTCAGGTCAATTTAAATTGCCTTGGGGCATTGGTTATTATCAAGTATTAACTGTACATGGGATTTTACTCGGTCTTATTTTAACAACATACTTTATTATGGGCTTCCAAATTGCTGCGGTTAGTCGCACAGTGGGCCCTCTAACAAATACACAACGTAAAATTGGCTGGATTGGTTTTTGGTTAATGACAATTGGCACAGTTGCAGCTGCAACGATGGTGCTATTAAATGAAGCAACAGTGCTTTATACATTTTATGCTCCATTAAAAGCGCACTGGATTTTCTATTTAGGCTTAACATTAGTCGTTGTTGGCTCATGGCTATTATGTGTTCCACAATTTATGCGCTACGCACAATGGCGCAAGGAAAATAAAGGGCAAACATCTCCTCTGCTTGCTTTTATGGCGATTGTCAATAGCTTACTTTGGTTTGTTGCTACTTTAGGTGTAGCAGTAGAAGTGTTATTTATGCTTTTACCATGGTCGCTCGGCTTAATCGAACGTGTGGATGTATTATTAACTCGTACTTTATTCTGGTATTTCGGGCATGCATTAGTGTACTTCTGGTTACTGCCTGCTTATATGGCTTGGTATGCGATTGTACCGAAAATTATCGGTGCAAAAATTTTCTCTGACGCATTAGCGCGTCTAGCATTTATGCTGTTTTTAATCTTCTCTGTTCCTGTAGGGATTCACCATCAGTTAACAGAGCCTGGTATCGATGGCTTATGGAAATTCATTCAAGTTGTTTTAACATTCTTCGTTATCGTACCATCTTTATTAACAGCATTCTCCATGTTTGCAACATTTGAATTACGAGGTCGCGAATTAGGTCGCAAAGGACTTTTAGGCTGGTTTAAAGCATTACCTTGGAAAGATAGCCGATTCTTATTACCGTTCATGGGGATGGTCGCATTTATTCCTGGTGGTGCTGGCGGTATCGTCAACGCATCGCACCAAATGAATCAGCTTGTGCATAATACGATTTGGATTACTGGTCACTTCCATTTAACTGTGGCAACAACTGTTGTCTTAACATTCTTCGGTGTAGCGTTCTGGTTAATCCCACATTTAACAGGCCGTGTCTTAACGAAAAAGCTCAACTTCCTTGGTGTGATTGTAGGGATTTTGTGGGCAACGGGTATGTTTATTATGTCAAGTGCGATGCATATCGTTGGTCTACTTAGCGGTGCGCCACGTCGCTCTGAATTTTCTGAGTATGGCGGTGCATCACAAGCAACAGAATGGATTGCCTACCAAATTGCGCAAGCAGTTGGCGGAACGATTTTATTCATCGCAATCATTTTGATTACGTACCTTGTCATTCAATTAGCATTTTTCGCACCAAAGGGCGAGCAAGATTTCCCTGTAGCAGAAGTAGCACCTGATGCGGAGAAAACACCTGCTATTCTTGAAAACTTCAAAGTATGGGGCGTTATTTTAGTAGCGTTAATCATCTTTGCTTACACGGTGCCAATCTTTGATATTATTAGCAACGCACCACCTGGCTCAAAAGGCTTCAATAATTTATGGTAA
- a CDS encoding RNA polymerase sigma factor, whose protein sequence is MLRFDEYYDAYSKELFQFIYFLVGHKETAEDLTQDTFIKALKNSTTFRGDAQMKTWLVTIARNTVYDYYRRKRLIKFIPFIARYDGIEETYIPEQWLLKQAADAELYTALGQLKLAYRECIVLRKIEGYSIKETAGILNCTEAQVRNHTERGMRALQKLLGGEANETR, encoded by the coding sequence ATGCTTCGTTTTGATGAATATTACGATGCTTATAGCAAGGAACTGTTCCAATTTATTTATTTTTTAGTTGGACATAAGGAAACGGCGGAGGATTTAACGCAAGACACCTTTATCAAAGCATTAAAAAATAGCACGACCTTTCGTGGAGATGCCCAAATGAAAACATGGCTTGTGACGATTGCGCGCAATACCGTTTACGATTATTACAGGCGCAAGCGCTTAATTAAATTTATTCCATTTATAGCGCGATATGACGGCATAGAGGAAACATACATACCAGAACAATGGCTACTGAAGCAAGCGGCAGATGCAGAGCTATATACGGCGCTCGGTCAGCTCAAATTAGCCTATCGAGAGTGCATCGTCCTTCGCAAAATTGAAGGCTACTCCATTAAAGAAACGGCCGGCATTTTAAATTGTACAGAAGCACAGGTACGCAATCATACAGAGCGAGGCATGAGGGCATTGCAAAAATTGCTTGGAGGTGAGGCTAATGAAACTAGATGA
- a CDS encoding cytochrome c oxidase subunit II, with the protein MHLHKYEKWWLVFGTGTLVAFLVILGIGAFHSGSHPNDTKWTIDYERVEDFEPFNNPGVHKVEGKDWDYEVVLIASAFNYNPMEIELPLNAKVRFIATTKDVIHGFHITGTNVNMMLEPGYVSEYTTVVNKTGEYLIVCNEYCGTGHAFMYSTLKVVDPNATNDSE; encoded by the coding sequence ATGCACCTGCATAAGTATGAAAAGTGGTGGCTAGTGTTTGGTACGGGTACTTTAGTAGCGTTTCTCGTTATTTTAGGTATCGGCGCCTTCCATAGCGGCTCACATCCAAATGATACAAAATGGACGATTGATTATGAACGAGTGGAGGACTTTGAGCCATTCAATAATCCAGGCGTGCATAAAGTAGAAGGTAAGGATTGGGATTATGAAGTCGTATTAATCGCTTCTGCTTTCAATTATAATCCAATGGAAATCGAATTACCTCTAAATGCAAAGGTAAGATTTATCGCAACAACAAAGGATGTTATTCATGGCTTCCATATTACAGGAACAAATGTCAATATGATGCTTGAGCCTGGTTATGTATCAGAATATACAACCGTTGTTAACAAAACAGGTGAATATTTAATCGTATGTAATGAGTACTGTGGTACAGGGCATGCGTTTATGTATTCTACATTAAAGGTGGTGGACCCAAATGCAACAAACGATAGCGAATAA